Proteins co-encoded in one Anolis carolinensis isolate JA03-04 unplaced genomic scaffold, rAnoCar3.1.pri scaffold_9, whole genome shotgun sequence genomic window:
- the siah1 gene encoding E3 ubiquitin-protein ligase SIAH1 isoform X2, with the protein MHSSLLGSISEMPLEMSRQTATALPTGTSKCTPSQRVPALTGTTASNNDLASLFECPVCFDYVLPPILQCQSGHLVCSNCRPKLTCCPTCRGPLGSIRNLAMEKVANSVLFPCKYASSGCEITLPHTEKADHEELCEFRPYSCPCPGASCKWQGSLDAVMPHLMHQHKSITTLQGEDIVFLATDINLPGAVDWVMMQSCFGFHFMLVLEKQEKYDGHQQFFAIVQLIGTRKQAENFAYRLELNGHRRRLTWEATPRSIHEGIATAIMNSDCLVFDTSIAQLFAENGNLGINVTISMC; encoded by the exons ATGCACTCTTCATTGCTTGGCTCGATATCAGAAATGCCTCTAG AAATGAGTCGCCAGACTGCTACAGCACTTCCCACGGGTACTTCCAAGTGTACGCCGTCCCAGAGGGTCCCTGCGTTGACTGGCACCACCGCTTCCAACAATGACTTGGCCAGTCTCTTTGAGTGTCCGGTGTGTTTTGACTATGTGCTCCCACCGATTCTGCAGTGCCAAAGTGGCCACCTTGTCTGTAGCAACTGTCGCCCCAAGCTCACATGCTGCCCAACCTGCCGAGGCCCACTCGGTTCCATCCGTAATTTGGCTATGGAAAAAGTTGCCAACTCTGTACTGTTTCCCTGCAAATACGCCTCCTCTGGCTGTGAGATAACTTTACCCCACACTGAGAAAGCAGACCATGAAGAGCTTTGTGAATTTAGGCCTTATTCGTGTCCATGCCCTGGTGCTTCTTGTAAATGGCAAGGCTCTCTGGATGCTGTCATGCCCCATCTCATGCATCAGCATAAGTCGATAACAACATTGCAGGGAGAAGATATAGTTTTTCTTGCTACAGACATTAATCTTCCAGGGGCTGTGGACTGGGTTATGATGCAGTCTTGCTTTGGCTTTCACTTCATGTTAGTACTGGAGAAACAGGAGAAATATGATGGTCACCAGCAGTTTTTTGCGATCGTACAGCTGATAGGAACCCGGAAGCAAGCTGAAAATTTTGCTTACCGCCTTGAGCTAAATGGTCATAGGCGACGATTGACTTGGGAAGCAACGCCTCGATCGATTCATGAGGGGATTGCAACTGCCATTATGAACAGTGACTGTCTAGTCTTTGACACTAGCATTGCACAGctttttgcagagaatggcaaTTTAGGGATTAATGTGACAATTTCAATGTGTTGA
- the siah1 gene encoding E3 ubiquitin-protein ligase SIAH1 isoform X3 produces MSRQTATALPTGTSKCTPSQRVPALTGTTASNNDLASLFECPVCFDYVLPPILQCQSGHLVCSNCRPKLTCCPTCRGPLGSIRNLAMEKVANSVLFPCKYASSGCEITLPHTEKADHEELCEFRPYSCPCPGASCKWQGSLDAVMPHLMHQHKSITTLQGEDIVFLATDINLPGAVDWVMMQSCFGFHFMLVLEKQEKYDGHQQFFAIVQLIGTRKQAENFAYRLELNGHRRRLTWEATPRSIHEGIATAIMNSDCLVFDTSIAQLFAENGNLGINVTISMC; encoded by the coding sequence ATGAGTCGCCAGACTGCTACAGCACTTCCCACGGGTACTTCCAAGTGTACGCCGTCCCAGAGGGTCCCTGCGTTGACTGGCACCACCGCTTCCAACAATGACTTGGCCAGTCTCTTTGAGTGTCCGGTGTGTTTTGACTATGTGCTCCCACCGATTCTGCAGTGCCAAAGTGGCCACCTTGTCTGTAGCAACTGTCGCCCCAAGCTCACATGCTGCCCAACCTGCCGAGGCCCACTCGGTTCCATCCGTAATTTGGCTATGGAAAAAGTTGCCAACTCTGTACTGTTTCCCTGCAAATACGCCTCCTCTGGCTGTGAGATAACTTTACCCCACACTGAGAAAGCAGACCATGAAGAGCTTTGTGAATTTAGGCCTTATTCGTGTCCATGCCCTGGTGCTTCTTGTAAATGGCAAGGCTCTCTGGATGCTGTCATGCCCCATCTCATGCATCAGCATAAGTCGATAACAACATTGCAGGGAGAAGATATAGTTTTTCTTGCTACAGACATTAATCTTCCAGGGGCTGTGGACTGGGTTATGATGCAGTCTTGCTTTGGCTTTCACTTCATGTTAGTACTGGAGAAACAGGAGAAATATGATGGTCACCAGCAGTTTTTTGCGATCGTACAGCTGATAGGAACCCGGAAGCAAGCTGAAAATTTTGCTTACCGCCTTGAGCTAAATGGTCATAGGCGACGATTGACTTGGGAAGCAACGCCTCGATCGATTCATGAGGGGATTGCAACTGCCATTATGAACAGTGACTGTCTAGTCTTTGACACTAGCATTGCACAGctttttgcagagaatggcaaTTTAGGGATTAATGTGACAATTTCAATGTGTTGA
- the siah1 gene encoding E3 ubiquitin-protein ligase SIAH1 isoform X1, producing MTGKSAFSFLYAWKGVLDTCLPGNKASKRKEMSRQTATALPTGTSKCTPSQRVPALTGTTASNNDLASLFECPVCFDYVLPPILQCQSGHLVCSNCRPKLTCCPTCRGPLGSIRNLAMEKVANSVLFPCKYASSGCEITLPHTEKADHEELCEFRPYSCPCPGASCKWQGSLDAVMPHLMHQHKSITTLQGEDIVFLATDINLPGAVDWVMMQSCFGFHFMLVLEKQEKYDGHQQFFAIVQLIGTRKQAENFAYRLELNGHRRRLTWEATPRSIHEGIATAIMNSDCLVFDTSIAQLFAENGNLGINVTISMC from the exons ATGACGGGGAAATCTGCCTTCAGTTTTTTATATGCGTGGAAAGGAGTCCTTGATACATGTCTGCCAGGAAATAAAGCCAGCAAAAGAAAAG AAATGAGTCGCCAGACTGCTACAGCACTTCCCACGGGTACTTCCAAGTGTACGCCGTCCCAGAGGGTCCCTGCGTTGACTGGCACCACCGCTTCCAACAATGACTTGGCCAGTCTCTTTGAGTGTCCGGTGTGTTTTGACTATGTGCTCCCACCGATTCTGCAGTGCCAAAGTGGCCACCTTGTCTGTAGCAACTGTCGCCCCAAGCTCACATGCTGCCCAACCTGCCGAGGCCCACTCGGTTCCATCCGTAATTTGGCTATGGAAAAAGTTGCCAACTCTGTACTGTTTCCCTGCAAATACGCCTCCTCTGGCTGTGAGATAACTTTACCCCACACTGAGAAAGCAGACCATGAAGAGCTTTGTGAATTTAGGCCTTATTCGTGTCCATGCCCTGGTGCTTCTTGTAAATGGCAAGGCTCTCTGGATGCTGTCATGCCCCATCTCATGCATCAGCATAAGTCGATAACAACATTGCAGGGAGAAGATATAGTTTTTCTTGCTACAGACATTAATCTTCCAGGGGCTGTGGACTGGGTTATGATGCAGTCTTGCTTTGGCTTTCACTTCATGTTAGTACTGGAGAAACAGGAGAAATATGATGGTCACCAGCAGTTTTTTGCGATCGTACAGCTGATAGGAACCCGGAAGCAAGCTGAAAATTTTGCTTACCGCCTTGAGCTAAATGGTCATAGGCGACGATTGACTTGGGAAGCAACGCCTCGATCGATTCATGAGGGGATTGCAACTGCCATTATGAACAGTGACTGTCTAGTCTTTGACACTAGCATTGCACAGctttttgcagagaatggcaaTTTAGGGATTAATGTGACAATTTCAATGTGTTGA